Proteins from a genomic interval of Niabella soli DSM 19437:
- a CDS encoding SGNH/GDSL hydrolase family protein, whose amino-acid sequence MIKKLALLFPLAVLLFAFMPVKKKKVIFFGDSITQQGAQPGGYITRIEDLCKKDGLSDQFDFVGKGVGGNKVTDLFLRFQPDVLDQHPDIVVVYVGINDVWHKTSSGTGTDFDKFGKFYDAIISTLKKQGIQPIICTPSVIGERNDFTNQQDGDLNLYAKWIREYAAKNNVPLVDLRNLFLDYLRQNNPTNAEKGILTVDRVHLNEKGNQLVSEAMWKAIKQFK is encoded by the coding sequence ATGATCAAAAAGTTAGCATTGCTATTTCCATTGGCGGTATTGTTATTTGCTTTTATGCCCGTTAAAAAAAAGAAAGTCATTTTTTTTGGTGATTCTATTACGCAGCAGGGTGCCCAGCCGGGTGGATATATTACGCGTATTGAAGACCTGTGTAAGAAGGACGGCCTCTCGGATCAATTTGATTTTGTTGGGAAAGGAGTTGGCGGAAATAAAGTGACCGATCTTTTTTTGAGATTTCAGCCGGACGTGCTGGATCAGCATCCGGATATCGTTGTGGTTTATGTGGGAATCAATGATGTATGGCATAAGACCTCTTCGGGCACCGGAACGGATTTTGATAAATTCGGAAAATTTTATGATGCGATCATTTCCACATTAAAGAAACAGGGGATCCAGCCCATTATCTGCACCCCATCGGTAATAGGGGAGCGCAACGATTTTACGAACCAGCAGGACGGCGACCTGAACCTGTATGCAAAATGGATCCGCGAGTATGCGGCAAAAAATAATGTGCCGCTGGTGGATCTGCGTAACCTGTTTTTAGACTACCTGCGGCAGAATAATCCTACAAATGCCGAGAAGGGGATCTTAACGGTAGATCGCGTGCATCTGAACGAAAAAGGCAATCAGCTGGTGTCGGAAGCAATGTGGAAAGCGATCAAGCAGTTTAAATAA
- the tyrS gene encoding tyrosine--tRNA ligase has product MNVIAELRWRGMIQDMIPGTEEQLNKEMTAGYIGFDPTATSLHIGSLVPILLLVHLQKAGHKPVVLVGGATGMIGDPSGKSEERNLLDETTLAANIAGIKKQLEQYLDFTPSRSNGAIMVNNYDWFKGISFLEFLRDAGKHITVNYMMAKDSVKKRFEGEVGISYTEFAYQLMQGFDFYHLFTQQDVKLQMGGSDQWGNITTGTEFIRRKASKEAFAFTCPLIRKADGAKFGKTEKGNIWLDPEKTSPYQFYQFWLNTSDEDAVTWIKIFTFLEAPIIEELITKHQQNPAERLLQKTLAKEITSFVHGAAEYEKAIVTTEKLFANQSKPASEMSIEDLEGMEGVVKATLAKTELEKGIDIVTLLADTKIAPSKGEARKLVQGGGISVNREKINEAQQQLTTAHLLHEKYILLQKGKKNYYLIEAL; this is encoded by the coding sequence ATGAATGTTATTGCAGAACTGCGTTGGAGAGGGATGATCCAGGATATGATTCCGGGTACGGAGGAACAGCTAAATAAGGAGATGACCGCCGGCTATATCGGTTTTGATCCCACTGCCACCAGTCTGCACATTGGCAGTTTGGTTCCTATTCTCTTATTGGTGCATTTGCAAAAGGCGGGACATAAACCCGTGGTGCTCGTGGGTGGTGCTACCGGCATGATCGGCGACCCCAGCGGCAAAAGCGAAGAACGCAACCTGTTGGACGAAACCACCCTGGCCGCAAATATCGCAGGCATAAAAAAACAACTGGAACAATACCTCGACTTTACCCCCTCCCGCTCCAATGGGGCTATAATGGTAAACAACTATGACTGGTTCAAAGGCATCAGTTTCCTGGAGTTTTTAAGAGATGCCGGCAAGCATATTACCGTTAACTATATGATGGCAAAGGACAGTGTGAAAAAGCGGTTTGAAGGGGAAGTGGGCATCAGCTACACCGAGTTTGCCTACCAACTCATGCAGGGTTTTGATTTTTATCATCTGTTTACCCAGCAGGATGTAAAATTACAAATGGGCGGCAGCGACCAGTGGGGCAACATTACCACGGGAACTGAGTTTATTCGCCGTAAAGCATCAAAAGAAGCTTTTGCCTTTACCTGCCCGCTGATCCGCAAGGCGGACGGGGCGAAATTCGGCAAAACAGAAAAGGGAAATATTTGGCTGGATCCGGAAAAGACCTCGCCTTACCAGTTCTACCAGTTCTGGCTGAATACCAGCGATGAAGATGCGGTTACATGGATTAAAATATTCACCTTCCTAGAGGCGCCCATCATTGAAGAGCTCATTACAAAACATCAGCAAAATCCCGCGGAGCGGCTCTTGCAAAAAACGCTGGCAAAGGAAATCACCAGTTTTGTGCATGGCGCTGCCGAGTATGAAAAAGCAATCGTCACTACAGAAAAACTTTTTGCCAACCAGAGCAAACCTGCTTCCGAAATGAGCATTGAAGACCTGGAGGGAATGGAAGGCGTGGTGAAAGCAACCCTTGCAAAAACAGAGCTGGAAAAAGGGATTGATATTGTTACGCTGCTGGCGGATACCAAAATTGCGCCCAGCAAAGGCGAAGCCCGCAAACTGGTGCAGGGCGGCGGCATCAGTGTAAACCGCGAAAAAATAAATGAGGCACAGCAACAGTTGACTACCGCTCATTTATTACACGAAAAATACATCCTGCTGCAAAAAGGGAAGAAGAATTATTACCTTATTGAAGCGCTATAA
- a CDS encoding riboflavin synthase: MFTGIIEAVGTVKSRETNGTNVTFQIESAISQELKVDQSISHNGVCLTVENIAGSTHQVTAIAETLSVTNLEAWQPGTLVNLERCMILNGRIDGHIVQGHVDGIGTCAAVVEKNGSTEFTFAFDESFAPLVIEKGSICLNGISLTVFNVTATTFTVAIIPYTIDHTNMRQLKTGDKVNLEFDVIGKYISRNANLKM; this comes from the coding sequence ATGTTTACAGGTATAATTGAAGCCGTGGGTACGGTAAAAAGCAGGGAAACCAATGGAACTAATGTCACTTTTCAAATCGAAAGTGCCATTTCCCAGGAGTTAAAAGTTGATCAGAGCATTAGTCATAATGGTGTGTGCCTGACCGTTGAGAACATAGCAGGCAGTACGCACCAGGTAACGGCCATTGCCGAAACATTGAGCGTTACCAACCTGGAGGCCTGGCAGCCGGGCACCCTGGTAAACCTGGAACGGTGCATGATCCTGAATGGGCGGATCGATGGCCATATCGTCCAGGGCCATGTTGATGGCATCGGTACCTGTGCCGCCGTTGTTGAAAAAAACGGTAGCACGGAGTTTACCTTTGCGTTCGATGAATCATTTGCACCACTGGTTATTGAAAAAGGATCAATATGCCTGAACGGGATCAGTCTGACTGTATTCAATGTTACAGCAACTACTTTTACCGTGGCCATCATCCCCTACACTATTGACCATACCAATATGCGGCAACTGAAAACGGGCGACAAGGTGAATCTGGAGTTTGATGTGATCGGGAAATATATTTCGAGGAATGCAAATTTGAAAATGTGA
- the rpsU gene encoding 30S ribosomal protein S21 — MKKKDIRKNELYIFPVSLQPQILKGGINYFMLIIDSKDCENIDKALKKYKKKFEKSKTLLQLRERQHFTKSSVKSRTQRLKAIYRQQIASGKIEL; from the coding sequence TTGAAGAAAAAAGATATCAGAAAGAATGAATTATATATTTTTCCCGTATCTTTGCAACCTCAAATTCTTAAAGGAGGTATAAATTATTTTATGTTAATTATTGATTCTAAAGACTGCGAAAACATTGACAAGGCTTTAAAGAAGTATAAGAAGAAATTCGAAAAGTCAAAAACTTTGTTGCAATTACGTGAGCGTCAGCATTTTACAAAATCTTCAGTAAAAAGCCGTACACAACGTTTAAAAGCCATTTATCGCCAGCAGATCGCAAGCGGAAAAATAGAATTATAA
- a CDS encoding tyrosine-type recombinase/integrase, protein MDSTLSDHIKAFVGYLQFEKRYSKHTIIAYNTDLEEFSAFVTKVFDAPPLAEITYQIVRSWLAGLMDHEITPRTINRKISTLKSFFKYQIKMGMIRENPMFKVVAPKVSKRLPSFINEQDISNLNETLSHATEDWKSLNAKMLIELFYGTGMRLSELLQLKMNQVDFSRKQVKVLGKGNKERIIPLNQTLLEAILNYAELKKKHFEGPPEELLITEKGKKMYPKYAYLLVRKYLSTIPTLDKKSPHVLRHSFATHLMNNGAEIKAVKDLLGHASLAATQIYTHNSIEKLKDVYKNAHPKA, encoded by the coding sequence ATGGATTCAACGCTTTCTGACCATATAAAGGCCTTTGTTGGCTATTTGCAATTCGAAAAACGGTATTCGAAACATACCATTATCGCTTATAATACTGATCTAGAGGAATTTTCGGCTTTCGTTACAAAGGTATTTGATGCGCCTCCGTTAGCAGAAATTACCTACCAGATCGTGCGCAGTTGGCTGGCCGGGTTAATGGACCACGAGATCACCCCACGAACAATTAACCGTAAGATCTCCACTCTTAAATCATTCTTCAAATACCAGATAAAAATGGGGATGATTCGTGAGAATCCTATGTTTAAAGTAGTGGCGCCCAAAGTAAGTAAGCGGTTGCCTTCTTTTATTAATGAGCAGGATATAAGTAATTTGAACGAAACCCTGTCGCACGCCACGGAAGACTGGAAAAGCCTGAATGCCAAAATGCTGATTGAACTGTTTTATGGAACAGGTATGCGTTTAAGCGAACTACTGCAGTTGAAAATGAACCAGGTCGATTTTTCACGCAAACAGGTAAAAGTGCTGGGTAAAGGAAATAAGGAACGGATCATTCCGCTGAACCAAACGCTCCTGGAGGCAATTCTCAATTACGCGGAACTTAAAAAAAAGCATTTTGAAGGCCCGCCGGAAGAGCTGCTGATTACCGAAAAAGGTAAAAAGATGTACCCCAAATATGCATACCTGCTGGTGCGAAAATATCTTTCAACGATCCCAACCCTTGATAAAAAGAGCCCCCATGTGCTGCGGCACAGTTTTGCGACCCATTTGATGAATAACGGCGCCGAAATAAAAGCGGTAAAAGACCTGCTGGGACATGCCAGTCTGGCCGCCACCCAGATTTATACCCATAACAGCATCGAAAAGCTGAAAGATGTATACAAGAATGCTCATCCCAAGGCCTAG
- a CDS encoding HPF/RaiA family ribosome-associated protein, producing MNVNIQTVNFNADRKLLDVIDRKMEKLGTFHDRIIGSVVYLKLDNVVHNIKDKIVEIRVQVPRHSFFVKTTSKSFEESFESAFDSLVNQVKRRKEKMIA from the coding sequence ATGAATGTGAACATTCAAACAGTTAATTTTAACGCGGACAGGAAACTGCTGGACGTAATCGACCGTAAAATGGAAAAACTCGGTACGTTTCATGATCGGATTATCGGTTCAGTGGTGTATTTAAAATTAGACAATGTAGTGCATAATATTAAAGACAAGATTGTGGAGATCAGGGTACAGGTACCCCGACATAGTTTCTTCGTTAAAACAACCAGCAAATCCTTTGAAGAATCTTTTGAAAGTGCATTTGATTCTTTAGTTAACCAGGTAAAGCGGCGGAAGGAAAAAATGATAGCGTAA
- a CDS encoding glycine zipper family protein — MKKIVPFIAIVVMLIAVSCRNTKKEDTTGTISTQDTLGLAEYQKWKMENEVRNRIQQEEMQNQNAAASAPAATSRSSSRSSSSRSRSYSSGGGSGSNGGGYSSAPVAQAPAPAPQRKKMSHTAKGAIVGAASGAIIGAVANRRNRLGGGVVGGIIGAATGAGVGAIVDKKQRQNNGY, encoded by the coding sequence ATGAAAAAAATAGTACCATTTATTGCGATCGTAGTTATGTTAATTGCCGTTTCATGTCGCAATACAAAAAAAGAAGATACCACGGGTACCATTTCCACTCAGGATACCCTTGGTTTAGCTGAATACCAGAAATGGAAAATGGAAAATGAGGTGCGCAACCGTATACAGCAGGAAGAAATGCAAAATCAGAATGCAGCCGCTTCTGCTCCTGCAGCCACTTCCCGCTCCAGTTCACGCAGCAGTAGCAGCCGTAGCCGCAGTTATAGCAGCGGCGGTGGCTCAGGCTCCAATGGCGGTGGCTATTCATCAGCTCCTGTAGCCCAGGCGCCGGCCCCTGCTCCGCAAAGAAAGAAAATGAGTCATACTGCGAAAGGCGCTATAGTTGGTGCTGCATCCGGTGCTATTATTGGCGCTGTTGCTAACAGGCGTAACCGTTTAGGCGGTGGCGTGGTGGGGGGCATTATTGGTGCGGCTACCGGTGCCGGCGTGGGTGCTATCGTAGATAAAAAACAACGGCAAAACAACGGCTATTAA
- a CDS encoding DUF6799 domain-containing protein has product MKKILGLAVLAAAFIACNSSETKTGDATADSAGTPANVVVDSTPAAPPPVQYTEGDIIKKDDGKVYVYTNGNWVVADKEIKLDNGTVIKPNGEVKNKEGKTIVLEDGEYVNRSGNFFDKTGAAVSNAWDKTKEGVSDAATATKKGVEKAADKTGEAIEKGVDATKDAAHKTGEAIKTGAKKVGEKTKDVINDIKK; this is encoded by the coding sequence ATGAAAAAAATTCTAGGTTTAGCTGTGTTGGCCGCGGCTTTTATAGCTTGCAATAGTTCAGAAACAAAGACAGGCGACGCTACCGCGGATTCTGCCGGCACCCCCGCTAACGTTGTCGTGGATTCCACACCTGCTGCTCCGCCCCCCGTCCAATATACAGAGGGTGATATTATAAAAAAGGATGACGGAAAAGTATATGTTTATACCAATGGCAACTGGGTAGTGGCTGATAAAGAAATTAAGCTGGATAACGGAACAGTTATTAAGCCCAATGGGGAAGTAAAGAATAAAGAAGGAAAAACCATTGTATTGGAAGACGGCGAATACGTAAACCGCTCAGGAAACTTTTTTGATAAAACAGGTGCGGCGGTTAGCAATGCCTGGGATAAAACAAAAGAGGGTGTATCCGACGCTGCCACTGCTACCAAAAAAGGAGTAGAAAAAGCGGCTGATAAAACGGGGGAAGCAATTGAAAAAGGAGTGGATGCCACTAAAGACGCTGCTCACAAAACAGGAGAAGCAATTAAGACGGGAGCCAAAAAAGTGGGTGAAAAAACCAAAGATGTTATAAACGATATAAAGAAATAA
- a CDS encoding WD40/YVTN/BNR-like repeat-containing protein, which translates to MFRQVTIALLLIFSTYAAKSQTLKILSQGTSTNPRGIGIYKNVIWLSGSSGYTGRSADNGATWQWQQVPGYEANDFRDIQVLNEHTALIMAIASPAYILKTTDAGKSWKKVYENKDTAMFLDAMAFADNKHGYVIGDPVKGHLFIAATHNAGDSWEASNRFNFPALAKGEAFFAASGTNIAVEGRQVLLASGGTQSRLFAAGKTTALPIAQGTPTAGANGMGILNKKIMIAGGDFSQPAKKDSALIYSEDEGKTWKLPEIAPAGYRSAVGAIDENTWITCGLTGVDISKDGGKTWQAVSTEGFNALCIDRPRRIVFLAGPRGKVGRIDF; encoded by the coding sequence ATGTTTCGGCAAGTAACGATCGCGCTGCTCCTTATTTTTTCCACTTATGCCGCAAAAAGTCAAACCCTTAAAATATTGTCGCAAGGTACTTCCACCAACCCGCGCGGCATCGGCATTTATAAAAATGTGATCTGGCTTAGCGGAAGCAGCGGGTATACCGGCCGGTCGGCTGATAACGGAGCGACCTGGCAGTGGCAGCAGGTTCCAGGATATGAAGCCAACGATTTCCGTGATATCCAGGTGCTCAATGAGCATACAGCCCTGATAATGGCGATCGCAAGCCCGGCCTATATTTTAAAAACAACAGACGCCGGCAAAAGCTGGAAAAAAGTTTATGAAAATAAAGACACTGCCATGTTCCTGGACGCAATGGCTTTTGCAGATAATAAGCACGGTTATGTGATAGGCGACCCGGTCAAAGGGCATTTGTTTATTGCTGCCACCCATAATGCAGGCGATTCCTGGGAAGCATCCAATCGATTTAATTTTCCGGCATTAGCAAAAGGAGAAGCTTTTTTTGCCGCAAGCGGAACCAATATTGCAGTTGAAGGCAGGCAGGTGCTCCTTGCCAGCGGCGGAACCCAGTCAAGATTATTCGCGGCCGGAAAAACCACTGCACTTCCCATTGCGCAAGGCACGCCAACCGCCGGTGCCAATGGTATGGGCATCTTAAACAAAAAAATAATGATCGCCGGTGGCGATTTTTCGCAGCCGGCAAAGAAGGATAGTGCCCTTATTTACAGCGAAGATGAAGGCAAAACATGGAAGCTGCCCGAAATAGCGCCCGCCGGTTACCGGAGCGCAGTCGGCGCGATCGATGAAAATACATGGATTACCTGCGGATTAACGGGCGTGGATATTTCTAAGGATGGCGGCAAAACCTGGCAGGCGGTCTCTACAGAAGGCTTTAATGCACTTTGTATTGACAGACCCCGCCGGATAGTGTTCCTGGCTGGCCCAAGAGGCAAGGTCGGGCGTATTGATTTTTGA
- a CDS encoding outer membrane beta-barrel protein encodes MKKIVLGLIVITTGVFSARAQNGWNIGDRAAIGHSWMVGNRPDNSDRKFHLSYELGRSATYNFNNNTGVGFGTYFSSQGGTYELQDNSKVIERANYIKIPVFANFTFGDAASRVRPRFTIGPSVQFLVGGKTFVRNSDDVFAGVYTKKAMNTKIDAGANASLGFSVRVCDGFYINNDVNYYHGFVEQKPNNATESPSYTNRGLYLSMGMQINGQAMKKWKNKMMQHHKMGRD; translated from the coding sequence ATGAAAAAGATTGTTTTGGGATTGATAGTAATTACGACCGGAGTTTTTTCCGCCCGGGCACAAAACGGGTGGAATATTGGCGACCGTGCCGCGATCGGGCATAGCTGGATGGTAGGGAACCGGCCGGACAACAGCGACCGGAAATTCCACCTCTCTTATGAATTGGGGCGTTCAGCCACCTATAATTTCAATAACAACACAGGCGTTGGCTTCGGCACCTATTTCAGCAGCCAGGGCGGCACCTATGAACTGCAGGATAATAGCAAAGTCATAGAACGCGCCAATTATATTAAAATTCCTGTTTTTGCCAATTTTACTTTTGGAGATGCCGCAAGCAGGGTCCGTCCACGGTTTACCATCGGGCCTTCCGTCCAATTCCTCGTAGGGGGCAAAACTTTTGTAAGGAACAGTGACGATGTTTTTGCCGGAGTGTACACCAAAAAGGCCATGAATACGAAAATCGATGCCGGAGCCAATGCCTCGCTGGGTTTCAGCGTACGGGTGTGTGATGGTTTTTATATTAACAACGACGTCAATTACTACCATGGTTTTGTGGAACAAAAGCCTAATAACGCCACCGAAAGCCCCTCCTACACCAACCGCGGACTCTATTTAAGTATGGGCATGCAGATCAACGGACAGGCTATGAAAAAATGGAAGAATAAAATGATGCAGCATCATAAAATGGGAAGAGATTAA
- the thrS gene encoding threonine--tRNA ligase yields the protein MITITFPDGAKRTYDSGITALEIAKSISEGLARKVIAATVNGETWDATRPIHEDSTVVLLTWNDADGKKAFWHSTAHLMAEAVEAGFPGVKFWVGPPLETGGFYYDMDLGDRKLSEEDLSALEKKMNELAKQNNPYVRKEVPKAEAIQYFTEKGDEYKLDLLSNLEDGNITFYTQGAFTDLCRGPHIPATGILKAIKLTSVAGAYWKGDEKNKMLTRVYGISFPSQKELDEYLQMLEEAKKRDHRKLGKELGIFTMDDDVGQGLPLWLPNGTVVIEELERLAKETEEDADYKRVVTPHIAKESMYLTSGHLPYYEDSMYPPMIVDGQKYYLKAMNCPHHHKIFAAEPKSYKDLPLRLAEYGTCYRYEQSGELFGLMRVRCLHMNDAHIYCTKEQFAQEFRAVNDMYLKYFKIFGIDRYVMRLSLHDPEKLGQKYINEPELWLETEALVRKVLVESNIPFVEVKGEGAFYGPKIDVQIWSAIGREFTLATNQVDFAQGRRFKLEFTTADNGHDVPLIIHRAPLGTHERFIGFLLEHYAGKFPVWLAPVQVKLLPISDKFFDYTKEVYKALRKAGIRVEIDERNEKIGKKIRDTELMKVPYMLVIGEKEVNDRRVAIRRQGKGDAGIKTIEEFIAGVKNEIENRADQL from the coding sequence ATGATTACTATAACCTTCCCGGATGGAGCTAAGCGTACATATGATAGCGGGATAACTGCGTTGGAGATCGCCAAATCGATTTCTGAAGGATTGGCAAGAAAAGTGATTGCTGCAACCGTTAACGGTGAAACCTGGGATGCAACGCGCCCCATCCATGAGGATAGCACTGTGGTTTTACTAACCTGGAATGATGCGGATGGGAAAAAAGCCTTCTGGCATTCTACCGCGCACCTGATGGCAGAAGCGGTAGAAGCGGGTTTTCCCGGCGTAAAATTTTGGGTAGGTCCCCCGCTGGAGACCGGCGGCTTTTATTATGATATGGACCTGGGTGATCGCAAATTGTCTGAAGAGGACCTGAGCGCCCTTGAAAAGAAAATGAATGAACTGGCGAAGCAGAATAATCCTTATGTACGTAAAGAAGTGCCGAAAGCAGAAGCCATTCAATATTTTACAGAAAAAGGCGATGAATACAAGCTGGACCTGCTTAGCAACCTGGAAGACGGTAATATCACTTTTTATACACAAGGTGCGTTTACCGATCTGTGCCGCGGACCACACATCCCGGCTACCGGCATTCTGAAAGCGATTAAGCTGACCAGCGTGGCAGGCGCTTACTGGAAGGGCGATGAAAAGAATAAAATGCTGACCCGCGTGTATGGGATCAGTTTTCCCAGTCAGAAAGAGCTGGATGAATACCTGCAAATGCTGGAAGAAGCGAAGAAACGCGATCACCGGAAATTAGGCAAAGAGCTGGGCATTTTCACTATGGATGATGATGTGGGCCAGGGCCTGCCTTTGTGGTTGCCCAACGGAACCGTTGTTATTGAAGAGCTGGAAAGACTGGCAAAAGAAACGGAAGAAGACGCGGACTATAAAAGAGTGGTGACCCCGCATATTGCAAAAGAAAGCATGTATTTAACCAGCGGGCACCTGCCGTACTATGAAGATAGCATGTACCCGCCGATGATCGTGGACGGACAAAAATATTACCTGAAGGCGATGAACTGTCCGCACCATCATAAAATATTTGCGGCGGAGCCGAAGAGCTATAAGGACCTTCCGTTGCGCCTGGCGGAATATGGTACCTGTTATCGTTATGAGCAGAGCGGTGAACTGTTCGGTTTGATGCGGGTGCGCTGCCTGCATATGAACGATGCGCATATTTATTGCACCAAAGAGCAATTTGCACAGGAGTTCCGCGCGGTAAACGATATGTACCTGAAGTATTTCAAAATATTTGGTATTGACCGTTACGTGATGCGGTTATCGCTGCACGATCCTGAAAAACTGGGCCAGAAATATATTAACGAGCCCGAGCTTTGGTTAGAAACCGAAGCGTTGGTACGTAAGGTATTGGTAGAATCCAATATTCCTTTTGTGGAAGTAAAAGGAGAGGGGGCGTTTTACGGACCCAAGATCGATGTGCAGATCTGGAGCGCCATTGGGCGTGAATTTACACTGGCCACTAACCAGGTGGATTTTGCACAGGGACGGCGGTTTAAGCTTGAATTTACTACAGCCGATAACGGCCATGATGTGCCGCTGATCATTCACCGGGCGCCTTTGGGAACCCACGAGCGTTTTATCGGATTTTTGCTGGAACATTATGCAGGGAAGTTCCCGGTATGGCTGGCGCCGGTGCAGGTGAAGCTGCTGCCCATCAGTGATAAATTTTTCGATTATACAAAGGAAGTGTATAAGGCCTTACGTAAAGCGGGTATCCGCGTGGAGATCGATGAGCGCAATGAAAAAATTGGTAAGAAAATCCGCGATACGGAATTAATGAAAGTGCCTTATATGCTGGTGATCGGTGAAAAAGAAGTGAACGACCGGCGTGTGGCCATCCGCCGCCAGGGCAAAGGAGACGCAGGCATCAAAACCATCGAGGAGTTTATTGCAGGCGTTAAAAATGAAATTGAAAACAGGGCAGACCAACTGTAA
- the der gene encoding ribosome biogenesis GTPase Der, with amino-acid sequence MNFTVAIVGRPNVGKSTLFNRLLEQKKAIVDDVSGVTRDRQYGISEWNGKTFNVIDTGGFVHGSDDIFEKEIAKQVLVAVEEASVILFMVDAATGITDLDDSMARVLRRSTKPVFLVVNKVDNNERLLEASEFYSMGFDQVFFIASASGSGTGELLDAVTELMTEDVNIDEHIAGLPKFAIIGQPNVGKSSLLNALIGEERSIVSDIAGTTRDTIHTHYNLFQKEFVLIDTAGIRRKAKVHEDLEFYSVIRAIKAMDEADVCLLLLDAEKGITAQDLNIFSLAAKKGKGIVLLVNKWDLVKNKQTNTAKEYEDQLKKRLAPFSDVPVLFISATEKTRIFKAIELALEVYENRQRRIPTSKLNEVMLKAVATHHAPVVRGHAVKIKFVTQLPTAVPSFAFFCNFPDDIKTPYRNYLENQLRKNFNFSGVSMRLFFRKK; translated from the coding sequence ATGAATTTTACCGTAGCCATAGTAGGAAGGCCCAATGTGGGAAAGAGCACGCTCTTTAATCGTTTGCTGGAGCAGAAGAAAGCCATTGTGGATGATGTGAGCGGCGTTACGCGCGACCGCCAATACGGCATCAGTGAATGGAACGGCAAAACCTTTAACGTGATCGATACCGGCGGGTTTGTGCACGGCAGTGATGATATTTTTGAGAAGGAGATCGCCAAACAAGTATTGGTGGCGGTTGAAGAAGCCAGCGTGATCCTTTTTATGGTGGATGCGGCAACGGGCATTACAGACCTGGATGATTCGATGGCGCGCGTGCTGCGCCGGAGCACCAAACCTGTTTTCCTGGTGGTAAACAAGGTAGATAATAATGAACGCCTGCTGGAAGCTTCCGAGTTTTACAGCATGGGGTTTGACCAGGTGTTTTTCATCGCGTCAGCCAGCGGAAGTGGTACGGGGGAATTGCTGGATGCGGTGACGGAACTGATGACCGAAGACGTTAATATCGACGAGCATATTGCAGGGCTTCCCAAGTTTGCAATTATCGGTCAGCCCAATGTGGGAAAGTCCTCATTGCTGAATGCATTGATCGGCGAAGAGCGTAGCATTGTAAGCGATATTGCCGGCACCACACGTGATACCATTCATACGCATTATAATTTATTTCAGAAAGAATTTGTGTTGATCGATACCGCGGGCATCCGGCGGAAAGCCAAGGTGCATGAGGATCTGGAGTTCTATTCTGTGATCCGCGCTATTAAAGCAATGGATGAGGCGGATGTCTGTTTGCTATTGTTAGATGCAGAAAAAGGCATTACGGCGCAGGACCTGAACATCTTCAGCCTGGCTGCAAAAAAAGGCAAGGGTATTGTATTGCTGGTGAACAAATGGGACCTGGTAAAAAATAAACAAACCAATACGGCCAAAGAATATGAAGATCAGCTAAAGAAACGCCTGGCGCCCTTTAGCGATGTGCCGGTATTATTTATTTCCGCGACGGAAAAAACCAGGATCTTTAAAGCCATTGAGCTGGCGCTGGAAGTATATGAGAACCGTCAGCGTCGAATTCCCACCAGCAAGCTGAATGAGGTAATGCTGAAGGCGGTGGCCACTCATCACGCGCCGGTTGTAAGAGGGCATGCAGTAAAGATCAAGTTTGTAACACAGTTGCCAACAGCCGTTCCTTCCTTTGCTTTTTTCTGTAATTTTCCTGACGATATTAAGACGCCTTACCGGAATTATCTTGAAAATCAGCTTCGGAAAAACTTTAATTTTAGCGGCGTGTCCATGAGGCTCTTTTTTAGAAAAAAATAA